A stretch of Cheilinus undulatus linkage group 20, ASM1832078v1, whole genome shotgun sequence DNA encodes these proteins:
- the LOC121528461 gene encoding NADPH oxidase organizer 1-like codes for MVSEDRFVISVRIVGSVLRESPKLKVFMITVLWSDETEVIIYRSFQDFKKFHRQLKKRFPHVNPLRRNIRLIPKFNGKARRSLQQKGSKRSVRRMKFLESYCDELLKCDQIVTQSSELTQFFMPKDHDLQTDYTKNSVMILLSDGSDGSGGDRQSAGNVTHPMVTQTYRCVAAYETKDAKNRPFKVALDEKLDVLIKDPAGWWLVENEEKRLAWFPAPYLELWEGEDDDDDGFQLGGALYCAVRSYTTKKDDEVSVPIGSVVEVLRKSDDGWWLIRFNGKGGYIPSMYLQPYNNPRAGLFSMQRKLHSSTLNLSTTSNEPRASPPPSISEENSLEREPAGGSRVEPRVPGRLPKAQSLDVLSETWMQKERDASTSKSFTRRTSNTSSTSNELSLSGFSSDSESFSSVTSEEAQQRSVSNSGNSSPDLSLSESSSNAPKVPPRPKPEEILTRCTTMTRKAALATKTRLQIQPEPVYSR; via the exons ATGGTCAGCGAGGACCGCTTTGTAATCAGCGTGCGGATCGTTGGGTCTGTGCTGAGGGAGTCACCAAAACTTAAG GTGTTCATGATAACAGTGTTATGGTCTGATGAAACGGAAGTGATCATCTACAGGTCCTTCCAAGACTTCAAGAAATTTCAT aGGCAGCTGAAGAAGAGATTCCCTCACGTGAACCCTCTCCGGAGAAACATCAGACTGATCCCCAAATTTAATG GAAAAGCGAGGAGGAGCCTCCAGCAGAAAGGGTCAAAGCGATCCGTCCGCCGCATGAAGTTCCTGGAGAGCTACTGTGATGAGCTGCTGAAGTGCGACCAAATTGTAACCCAGAGCTCCGAGCTCACCCAGTTCTTCATGCCCAAAGATCACGACCTGCAGACTGACTACACTAAGAACAG CGTTATGATCCTGCTGTCTGATGGCTCAGATGGAAGTGGAGGGGACCGCCAGTCTGCTGGAAACGTCACCCACCCTATGGTCACCCAGACCTACCGCTGCGTGGCCGCCTATGAGACAAAAGATGCCAAAAATCGTCCCTTCAAGGTGGCCTTGGATGAGAAGCTTGATGTCCTGATTAAAGACCCTGCAG GTTGGTGGCTGGTGGAGAACGAGGAGAAGCGTTTGGCTTGGTTTCCAGCTCCCTACCTGGAGTTATGGGAGggagaggatgatgatgatgatggattcCAGTTAGGAG GTGCCCTGTACTGTGCCGTGAGGAGTTACACCACAAAGAAAGATGACGAGGTGTCTGTGCCTATCGGTTCTGTGGTCGAGGTGCTGAGGAAATCTGACGACGGCTGGTGGCTCATCAG GTTCAACGGTAAGGGAGGTTACATCCCCTCCATGTACCTGCAGCCTTACAACAACCCTCGTGCCGGCCTCTTCAGCATGCAAAGGAAGCTGCACAGCTCCACCCTGAACCTTTCTACCACCAGCAATGAGCCCCGGGCATCTCCTCCACCCAGCATCAGCGAGGAAAACAGCCTGGAGAGAGAACCTGCAGGCGGGTCCAGAGTAGAGCCCCGTGTGCCCGGGCGTCTCCCTAAGGCCCAGTCCCTGGATGTCCTCTCTGAGACCTGGATGCAGAAGGAGCGGGACGCCTCCACCTCGAAGAGTTTCACACGCAGAACGAGCAACACCAGCAGCACCAGCAACGAGCTCAGCCTCTCCGGCTTCTCCTCGGACAGCGAATCGTTCTCAAGCGTGACTTCAGAGGAAGCACAGCAACGAAGTGTTAGCAACAGCGGGAACAGCAGCCCTGATCTCAGCCTCTCTGAGTCGTCTTCAAATGCCCCCAAGGTGCCACCCAGACCCAAACCGGAGGAGATCCTGACCCGGTGCACCACCATGACGAGGAAGGCTGCCCTCGCCACCAAGACCCGGCTTCAGATCCAGCCAGAGCCTGTCTACAGCCGCTGA